A single genomic interval of Pyruvatibacter sp. HU-CL02332 harbors:
- a CDS encoding TetR/AcrR family transcriptional regulator, translating to MALQTERREKTRTALLKHAKRLMLRHGYEATTTQMILEATGLSKGALYHHFTSKAEIAEAIYVETSRQSIAAASQSVGATRSHLETLRRASLAWLDQIKQPVTARILFELGPQALGWQQAKSIEEEYSLAAMMISLEAAQKTGEIALNNPLVTARMLNALMAEAAFLHLEFGDSTRKEVERTLTSFLDALPRPK from the coding sequence ATGGCCCTACAGACCGAACGCCGCGAAAAGACCCGCACCGCTTTGCTCAAGCACGCAAAGCGCCTGATGCTGCGCCATGGCTATGAAGCCACCACGACGCAGATGATCCTCGAGGCAACTGGCCTCAGCAAAGGCGCCCTATATCACCACTTCACAAGCAAGGCCGAGATCGCAGAAGCCATCTACGTCGAGACATCACGGCAGTCGATTGCTGCTGCGTCGCAAAGCGTCGGTGCCACCCGCTCGCATCTTGAAACCCTGCGCAGAGCCTCCCTCGCCTGGCTCGATCAGATCAAGCAACCGGTCACAGCCCGCATTCTCTTTGAGCTTGGCCCCCAGGCCCTTGGCTGGCAGCAGGCGAAATCCATTGAGGAGGAATACAGCCTGGCTGCCATGATGATATCTCTTGAAGCTGCGCAAAAGACCGGGGAAATTGCCCTGAACAATCCATTGGTCACCGCGCGCATGTTAAATGCTCTTATGGCGGAAGCTGCGTTCCTGCATCTTGAGTTTGGTGACAGCACCCGCAAGGAAGTAGAGCGCACACTCACTTCCTTCCTCGATGCATTGCCGCGCCCCAAATGA
- a CDS encoding TIGR00730 family Rossman fold protein — MTSKRDDETASSPHDSEAYRLASRDIDFLATDDLRPIRLQLELLKPELYLRQEDIRSTIPVFGSARILPPDAAAAHLDALEHGTDSSTASPSKLARARKQVEYAKYYAEAQAFSGLVSQRLQNGDGQNYVIVTGGGPGIMEAANRGAHEAGSRSIGLNITLPSEQTPNPYTSPELCFQFRYFAIRKMHFLLRAKALVAFPGGYGTMDELFEVLTLIQTRKILQIPVVLIGKAFWQRAIDFSFLVEEGMLNADHITLFEIVETANEAVNIIDSFYQEQSA, encoded by the coding sequence ATGACATCAAAACGGGACGACGAAACGGCTAGCAGCCCACACGACAGTGAAGCCTACCGGCTTGCCTCGCGCGATATTGATTTTCTGGCCACAGATGATTTGCGCCCGATACGCCTCCAGCTCGAACTTCTGAAGCCCGAGCTGTATCTGCGCCAGGAAGACATCCGCTCAACCATTCCCGTGTTCGGAAGTGCCCGCATCCTGCCCCCTGACGCGGCAGCCGCACACCTTGATGCTCTCGAGCACGGAACAGACAGCAGCACCGCCTCCCCGTCCAAACTCGCCCGTGCCCGCAAGCAGGTGGAATACGCGAAGTACTACGCTGAGGCCCAGGCCTTTTCCGGCCTCGTCTCCCAGCGCTTGCAGAACGGTGACGGCCAGAACTATGTCATCGTCACCGGTGGGGGGCCAGGCATCATGGAAGCCGCCAACCGCGGCGCCCACGAGGCGGGTAGCCGGTCAATCGGCCTCAACATTACCCTGCCGTCAGAACAAACCCCCAACCCCTACACAAGCCCCGAACTGTGTTTTCAGTTCCGCTACTTCGCCATCCGCAAAATGCACTTTTTGTTGCGCGCGAAGGCGCTGGTCGCCTTTCCCGGCGGATACGGCACAATGGATGAATTGTTTGAGGTCCTGACATTAATCCAGACACGGAAGATTTTGCAGATTCCGGTCGTCCTCATCGGCAAGGCCTTCTGGCAGCGCGCTATCGATTTCAGTTTTCTGGTTGAGGAAGGCATGCTGAACGCCGACCACATCACCCTGTTTGAGATAGTCGAAACCGCAAACGAGGCTGTGAACATTATCGACAGCTTCTATCAGGAGCAGTCTGCGTGA
- a CDS encoding NAD(P)H-dependent oxidoreductase, translating to MTKRLLIVAHAPSPNTVAMRDAVLAGARHPDIAGITPDVLSPFDTAAEDVMAADGIILLTTENLGYMSGAMKDFFDRTYYPVLEEKQGLPCALIIRAGNDGTGTKRGLDTILTGLRWKQVCDPLICKGEWNDAFLPSCGEIGMTLAVGLEAGIF from the coding sequence ATGACAAAGCGCCTGCTCATCGTCGCCCATGCGCCATCACCCAATACGGTGGCCATGCGCGACGCTGTGCTAGCGGGCGCGCGGCACCCCGACATCGCAGGCATCACACCTGACGTCCTCTCACCATTCGATACAGCAGCTGAGGACGTGATGGCAGCCGATGGCATCATTCTGCTGACCACTGAAAATCTCGGCTACATGTCCGGCGCCATGAAGGACTTCTTCGACCGCACCTACTATCCGGTCCTGGAGGAGAAACAGGGATTGCCCTGCGCCCTCATCATCCGCGCGGGCAATGACGGCACCGGCACGAAGCGCGGCCTCGACACCATTCTCACCGGTCTGCGCTGGAAACAGGTCTGCGATCCGCTGATCTGCAAGGGAGAATGGAACGACGCCTTTCTGCCCTCATGCGGTGAAATCGGCATGACACTCGCCGTCGGGCTTGAGGCTGGAATTTTCTAG
- a CDS encoding PAS domain-containing protein, producing the protein MSSLASDIPAAHEAKGVVEGGQQIRTQLIICDTATSDGGQTLLSYYKSHQARGVLPQRTDMPSRELLGIMPHLFMLEPVDAPGTDWRFRLVGHGIVEHVGVDATGLCISQAYDPADAARNAGDYRDVAMNGNTRITRGTFHGIDREFLEMEIVHVPMIGSDGTTPWVLGGLFVQPAPCSI; encoded by the coding sequence ATGTCATCACTGGCAAGCGATATACCAGCAGCCCATGAGGCCAAAGGCGTTGTCGAAGGCGGGCAGCAAATCCGCACGCAGCTGATCATATGCGACACCGCAACAAGCGACGGCGGTCAGACCCTTCTGAGTTACTACAAGTCTCATCAGGCCCGCGGCGTCCTTCCTCAGCGTACGGACATGCCCAGCCGTGAGTTGCTCGGCATCATGCCTCATCTCTTCATGCTGGAACCCGTAGACGCCCCCGGAACCGACTGGCGCTTCCGCCTGGTCGGCCATGGGATTGTCGAGCATGTAGGTGTGGATGCCACAGGCCTGTGCATTTCGCAGGCCTATGACCCTGCCGATGCTGCACGAAATGCCGGCGACTATCGCGATGTCGCCATGAACGGCAACACACGCATCACCCGCGGCACGTTTCACGGGATTGATCGCGAATTCCTGGAAATGGAAATCGTTCATGTGCCTATGATTGGCTCAGACGGCACAACGCCATGGGTCCTTGGCGGGCTTTTTGTCCAGCCGGCACCCTGCTCCATCTGA
- a CDS encoding type 1 glutamine amidotransferase, with protein MKIGILKTGHIPRRLADRHPDYDVMFMDLLAGRGLDFDVYDVEKGVFPGAVTAADGWLITGSACGAYEDHGWIPPLEDFIRGARAQSVRTIGICFGHQVLAQSMGARVEKFSGGRSMGAVEYDLPDTGETLTLLAFHGDQVMTVPDGARVIASSSFCRIAGLAHDDDKGRPWAMSLQPHPEFDARYEADLIDAYSNGLPEEAVEAAKASLTLPLSNDTVADRMAAFFKTGLFAAR; from the coding sequence ATGAAAATCGGCATTCTCAAGACAGGGCATATTCCTCGCAGGCTGGCTGACCGTCATCCCGATTATGACGTCATGTTTATGGACCTGCTTGCGGGCCGCGGGCTCGACTTTGACGTCTATGATGTTGAGAAGGGCGTGTTTCCCGGCGCGGTGACGGCTGCTGACGGATGGCTGATTACCGGGTCTGCGTGCGGGGCGTATGAAGATCACGGGTGGATACCGCCTCTGGAGGATTTCATTCGCGGCGCGCGGGCGCAGAGCGTTCGGACGATTGGTATCTGTTTTGGACATCAGGTGCTGGCCCAGTCCATGGGCGCGCGGGTTGAAAAATTTTCCGGCGGGCGCTCCATGGGGGCCGTTGAGTATGACCTTCCGGACACCGGTGAGACGCTGACGCTTCTGGCGTTTCACGGAGATCAGGTGATGACGGTGCCAGACGGTGCGCGGGTCATTGCGTCCAGCTCCTTCTGCAGGATTGCCGGTCTGGCCCATGACGATGACAAAGGCCGCCCGTGGGCCATGAGCCTGCAGCCCCATCCAGAGTTTGATGCGCGGTATGAGGCCGACCTGATTGATGCTTACAGTAATGGTCTTCCCGAAGAGGCCGTCGAGGCTGCTAAAGCGTCACTGACTTTGCCGCTCTCCAATGACACCGTGGCTGATCGCATGGCGGCGTTCTTCAAGACGGGCCTGTTTGCCGCGCGTTAG
- a CDS encoding sterol desaturase family protein, which produces MTPSDQPQTTADAAPLAGLQALVSYTAWPGLMIACVSLTALGMAYDQPILGFNGAYVLLGITLLLLERWMTHERTWLASDGQTFVNIAHTLLNKGMVQAAAAVTTLIVVVEAVDPQPGMLWPTEWPQWAQIILGLFIAEFGFYWAHRLGHEVSWLWPFHAVHHSVTRLWVINTGRFHFVDTALSVALSQPLLYLAGAPVEVFMWVGGITAFSGLLTHTNADLKTGWLNYIFNTPQLHRWHHSKVVAEGNSNYGEVLMAYDLLFGTWLLPNRRPPADIGIREEMPAGFGAQLAYPFRTLRTMRKARAAAVLPGE; this is translated from the coding sequence ATGACACCCAGTGATCAGCCTCAGACGACTGCGGATGCTGCGCCTCTTGCGGGGCTGCAGGCGCTCGTCAGCTACACCGCATGGCCGGGGCTGATGATTGCGTGCGTGTCACTGACAGCGCTTGGCATGGCCTATGACCAGCCCATTCTGGGGTTCAATGGTGCCTATGTGCTGCTGGGCATCACGCTGCTTTTGCTTGAACGGTGGATGACCCATGAGCGCACATGGCTGGCGAGCGATGGACAGACCTTCGTCAATATCGCGCACACGCTTTTGAACAAAGGCATGGTGCAGGCCGCGGCTGCCGTGACGACGCTTATTGTCGTTGTGGAAGCGGTTGATCCGCAGCCGGGCATGTTGTGGCCGACGGAATGGCCGCAGTGGGCGCAGATCATTCTGGGGCTGTTCATTGCGGAGTTTGGTTTTTACTGGGCACACCGGCTGGGCCATGAAGTGTCGTGGCTGTGGCCGTTCCATGCGGTGCATCATTCCGTGACACGGCTATGGGTCATCAACACCGGGCGGTTCCACTTTGTGGATACCGCGTTGAGTGTGGCGCTCAGCCAGCCGCTGCTTTATCTCGCAGGCGCGCCGGTTGAGGTGTTCATGTGGGTGGGCGGCATTACCGCGTTCAGCGGGTTGTTGACCCATACCAATGCGGACCTCAAGACCGGGTGGCTGAACTACATCTTCAATACGCCGCAGCTGCATCGCTGGCACCACTCGAAAGTGGTGGCTGAGGGCAACTCCAATTATGGCGAAGTGCTGATGGCCTATGATCTGCTTTTTGGCACATGGTTGTTGCCGAACCGGCGGCCCCCTGCGGATATCGGTATTCGCGAGGAGATGCCCGCGGGTTTTGGCGCGCAGCTTGCCTACCCGTTCCGCACGCTGCGCACGATGCGCAAGGCGCGTGCTGCTGCGGTCCTTCCCGGCGAATAA
- a CDS encoding pseudouridine synthase: protein MNPSRIDSKAPLRPFDYAPPMEPYLDVLHVDDDLLILNKQAGILSVAGNRPGLEDCLVARAEDQYPGIKLIHRLDKDTSGVFIMGRHHRAQRHLSRQFESRRTTKHYVARVDGCVDGDSGTIDLPLGTDPDQRPKQKVDHKEGRPAITHWQVMDREADVTRLLLRPETGRSHQLRVHMCELGHPILGDNFYADDRVLAKADRLQLHALGLTFRHPDGGTPMTYFARTPF from the coding sequence ATGAACCCATCACGCATCGACTCCAAAGCGCCCCTCCGCCCCTTCGACTATGCGCCTCCCATGGAGCCCTATCTGGATGTGCTGCATGTGGACGACGATCTCCTGATCCTCAACAAGCAGGCCGGTATTCTCAGCGTGGCCGGTAACCGGCCCGGCCTTGAGGATTGCCTCGTGGCCCGCGCGGAAGACCAATATCCCGGCATCAAGCTCATTCACAGGCTGGACAAAGATACGTCCGGCGTTTTCATTATGGGCCGCCACCACCGCGCCCAGCGCCATCTAAGCCGCCAGTTTGAAAGCCGTCGCACCACAAAACACTACGTCGCCCGCGTTGACGGATGCGTGGACGGCGACAGCGGCACGATAGATTTGCCGCTTGGCACCGACCCGGACCAGCGCCCCAAACAAAAGGTCGACCACAAAGAGGGCCGCCCCGCCATCACACACTGGCAGGTCATGGACCGCGAAGCAGATGTCACCCGCTTGCTGCTACGCCCCGAGACCGGGCGCTCACACCAGCTGCGTGTCCATATGTGCGAATTGGGGCATCCCATCCTGGGCGATAACTTCTATGCAGATGATCGCGTGCTGGCGAAAGCCGACCGCCTGCAGTTGCACGCCCTGGGTCTCACCTTCCGCCACCCGGACGGCGGCACCCCCATGACCTATTTCGCCCGCACGCCGTTCTAA
- a CDS encoding acetyl-CoA C-acyltransferase, producing MSAKPVIFDGVRTPFGRHGGAMSRLRTDELAAAPIREVLKRSGLDSEAVEDVILGDTNQAGEDSRNIARNASLIAGLPQKTGGLTVNRLCGSGLAAVMDAGRAVKCDEGDMFIAGGIESMSRAPLVMSKATSPFDRGQQLEDSTIGWRFPNRDLLQRIGNDTMPQTAENIAERLGITRADSDTFAAASHQKYEAALAKGFFADEIMDLEVPAAKRKAPPEICNTDEGPRPGTTVEGLEKLRPIHGEGGVVTAANASGINDGAAALIIGSEDKGASLGLKPRARLVSAAIAGVEPRVMGLGPVDASKKALARAGLSLKDMDVLELNEAFAAQVLGCLKQMDVAFDDPRVNPNGGAIAIGHPLGASGARLALTAIRALEDQDKKYALVSMCIGIGQGIAAIFERAE from the coding sequence ATGTCCGCAAAGCCCGTCATTTTCGATGGTGTCCGCACCCCCTTTGGCCGCCATGGCGGTGCCATGTCGCGCCTGCGCACCGATGAGCTGGCTGCAGCCCCCATCCGTGAAGTGCTCAAGCGCTCCGGGCTCGATAGCGAGGCTGTGGAGGACGTGATCCTCGGCGACACCAATCAGGCCGGCGAAGACAGCCGCAACATTGCCCGCAACGCCTCCCTCATTGCCGGCCTGCCGCAAAAAACCGGCGGCCTCACCGTCAACCGTTTGTGCGGCTCGGGCCTTGCTGCCGTCATGGACGCAGGCCGCGCCGTCAAGTGTGACGAAGGCGACATGTTCATTGCCGGCGGCATTGAAAGCATGAGCCGCGCGCCGCTGGTCATGTCCAAGGCCACCAGCCCGTTTGACCGTGGTCAGCAGCTTGAAGATTCCACCATCGGCTGGCGCTTCCCCAACCGCGACCTGCTGCAGCGCATCGGCAATGACACCATGCCGCAAACCGCGGAGAACATTGCAGAGCGTCTGGGCATCACCCGCGCCGACTCCGATACCTTCGCGGCCGCCTCTCACCAGAAATACGAAGCGGCCCTCGCCAAAGGCTTCTTCGCTGATGAAATCATGGATCTCGAAGTGCCTGCCGCCAAGCGCAAGGCCCCGCCGGAAATCTGCAACACCGATGAAGGCCCCCGGCCCGGCACCACAGTAGAAGGCCTTGAAAAACTCCGCCCCATCCATGGCGAAGGTGGCGTTGTCACCGCAGCCAACGCATCAGGCATCAATGACGGCGCTGCCGCCCTCATCATCGGCAGTGAAGACAAAGGCGCGAGCCTTGGCCTCAAGCCGCGCGCCCGCCTTGTCTCTGCCGCAATCGCTGGCGTTGAGCCGCGCGTCATGGGCCTTGGCCCGGTAGACGCGTCCAAGAAGGCGCTGGCCCGGGCGGGCCTCTCCCTCAAGGACATGGATGTGCTGGAACTCAACGAAGCCTTTGCAGCCCAGGTGCTCGGCTGCCTCAAGCAGATGGACGTCGCCTTTGATGATCCGCGCGTGAACCCAAACGGCGGCGCCATCGCCATCGGTCATCCGCTCGGCGCATCCGGTGCGCGTCTCGCCCTCACCGCCATTCGCGCCCTTGAAGACCAGGACAAGAAATACGCCCTCGTCTCCATGTGCATCGGCATCGGCCAGGGCATTGCGGCCATCTTTGAACGCGCCGAATAA
- a CDS encoding sterol desaturase family protein: MLDFLNGLLAIRDVDQIWLLIGFIGIEIGLVWLLRKKYYEATDTLCSVTLGLAYALSIALAAGTVLAVYYWVHQFAVTDIDWTGSVVAILGAYVIVDFLFYWYHRAIHEVRLGWAAHVNHHSSQFMNAGTALRSSFVEAWFEPIFLIPAVLLGMDPLMVVALISLNHLYQYWLHTRIIGKLGPMEWIMNTPSHHRVHHASNIRYCDKNYAGTFIVWDRLFGTFEAERDDEPCVFGIRHQLETRNPIKVTFHEWVAIWNDMRTAPSLRAAFGYLFQPPGWSPDGNGETTRAVQAKARADGLI; the protein is encoded by the coding sequence ATGCTGGACTTTCTCAATGGGCTGCTGGCGATCCGCGATGTGGACCAGATCTGGCTGCTGATCGGCTTTATCGGCATTGAAATCGGCCTCGTCTGGCTGTTGCGCAAGAAGTACTACGAGGCAACGGACACGCTGTGCTCCGTCACTTTGGGTCTTGCCTATGCGCTGAGCATTGCGCTGGCGGCGGGCACCGTGCTGGCGGTCTATTACTGGGTCCATCAGTTTGCGGTCACCGACATTGACTGGACCGGCAGCGTGGTTGCGATCCTTGGCGCCTATGTGATCGTCGACTTTCTATTCTACTGGTACCACCGGGCGATCCATGAAGTGCGGCTTGGCTGGGCGGCGCATGTGAACCACCACTCAAGCCAGTTCATGAATGCCGGCACGGCGCTGCGCTCGTCTTTTGTGGAAGCGTGGTTCGAGCCGATTTTTCTCATCCCAGCCGTGTTGCTGGGCATGGACCCGCTCATGGTCGTGGCGTTGATCTCGCTCAACCATCTCTATCAATACTGGCTGCACACGCGGATTATCGGAAAGCTGGGCCCGATGGAGTGGATCATGAACACGCCGTCGCATCATCGGGTGCACCATGCCTCCAACATTCGCTACTGCGACAAGAACTATGCCGGCACGTTCATTGTGTGGGACAGGCTGTTCGGTACGTTTGAAGCGGAACGCGATGACGAGCCTTGCGTGTTTGGCATTCGCCACCAGCTTGAAACCCGCAACCCTATCAAAGTGACATTCCATGAATGGGTCGCGATCTGGAACGACATGCGCACGGCACCGTCGCTTCGGGCGGCCTTTGGATATCTGTTCCAGCCTCCTGGCTGGTCTCCCGATGGAAATGGGGAAACCACGCGGGCGGTTCAGGCAAAAGCACGTGCGGACGGGCTGATCTAA
- a CDS encoding nuclear transport factor 2 family protein, with the protein MSKLPLSLDSMLAAWNESDPSRIRGHLDAALSPDVVFADPDNYVVGIDAFEAMVHKFRADIESPKAERTSGFNVHNNRYRYNWLVSSGDTPLMPGMDVTEVDDNGKVVRVDGFFGDIPELGESK; encoded by the coding sequence ATGTCTAAATTGCCCCTCAGCCTCGACAGTATGCTGGCTGCCTGGAATGAAAGTGATCCTTCGCGTATCCGAGGCCACCTTGATGCCGCGCTATCTCCAGATGTGGTGTTTGCGGACCCGGACAATTACGTGGTCGGCATCGATGCGTTTGAAGCGATGGTGCACAAATTCAGAGCGGATATTGAGAGCCCGAAGGCGGAGCGCACAAGCGGCTTCAATGTTCACAACAATCGGTATCGCTACAACTGGCTTGTCTCGTCAGGCGACACGCCGCTGATGCCGGGGATGGATGTCACGGAAGTTGACGACAACGGCAAAGTTGTTCGGGTCGATGGGTTTTTCGGGGACATTCCTGAACTTGGAGAATCCAAGTAG
- a CDS encoding TetR/AcrR family transcriptional regulator — protein sequence MPKIVDHDTRRAELVEASWQVIAAEGLEGLTMRKVAEAAHCTTGRITHYFADREALVLAALRAVNGAAGDRTDALLTRDLPAHDKLILCLEEGLPLDTTRQLEWKVWIAFWAAAASNPVLAKENDARHTGWIRALAPLIKAVAPKADAEHEARILMGVLDGLGLIAAINPTARNKTNAKQAVHTHVANLLKSNS from the coding sequence ATGCCGAAAATCGTTGATCATGACACCCGACGCGCCGAACTGGTGGAAGCAAGCTGGCAGGTCATCGCCGCAGAAGGCCTGGAAGGTCTGACCATGCGCAAGGTGGCGGAGGCCGCCCACTGCACCACCGGCCGCATCACCCATTACTTTGCGGATCGCGAGGCGCTCGTGCTCGCAGCCCTGCGCGCCGTCAACGGAGCCGCAGGCGACCGGACCGACGCCCTGCTCACCCGTGACCTTCCGGCACACGACAAACTCATCCTGTGTCTTGAGGAAGGACTGCCCCTCGACACAACCCGTCAGCTGGAATGGAAAGTGTGGATTGCCTTTTGGGCAGCCGCGGCATCCAACCCGGTTCTGGCCAAGGAAAACGACGCCAGGCACACAGGCTGGATCAGGGCACTGGCCCCCCTCATCAAGGCTGTTGCCCCCAAAGCCGATGCCGAGCACGAAGCCCGCATTCTCATGGGCGTGCTGGATGGCTTGGGCCTCATCGCCGCCATCAACCCGACAGCCCGCAACAAGACCAACGCCAAGCAGGCCGTCCACACCCATGTGGCCAACCTCTTAAAGTCAAACAGCTAA
- a CDS encoding MBL fold metallo-hydrolase: MKVTFNGAAQEVTGSCTLIETGSVRFLVDCGMFQGGRDADSKNRAPFSFDPATIDFVLLTHAHIDHSGLLPKLSRHGFTGPVYTSHATADLLDIMLRDSAHIQQSEAERAKRKRQNKKKNKESSSQPHQAAYSIEDVETVLEQVRGLNYDEQTSAHEAVRFQLRDAGHILGSAIIEIWVREPDGERKLVFSGDLGQPDRPILCDPTLIEDADILFIESTYGDRQHKNLDDTIEEFVSVVTHTLDDLGGNIIVPAFAVGRTQEIIYYVNHLTRTGRLHNINLFVDSPMATAVTRLTMQHLELFDAQSRNLAEWQANGHGVPTITFTGSVDESRALNTIQGGAIIVSASGMCTAGRIKHHLRHGLPHPQNAVLITGFQAEGTLGRRLVDGARHVRIFGDDVPVQASVHTLGGFSAHADQSALLNWLSAFKQPPKQTFVMHGEPGSSSALADEISTRLGWQTQLPHHGETFVLLPV, from the coding sequence GTGAAAGTGACATTCAACGGTGCCGCTCAGGAGGTGACCGGTTCGTGCACCCTGATTGAAACCGGCAGCGTCCGATTTCTGGTGGATTGCGGCATGTTTCAGGGTGGGCGCGATGCGGACAGCAAGAACCGCGCACCGTTTTCTTTTGATCCTGCCACGATTGATTTCGTTCTGCTGACCCATGCCCATATCGACCACAGCGGCCTCCTGCCGAAACTCAGCCGCCATGGCTTCACAGGACCGGTCTACACATCCCACGCCACCGCTGACCTGCTTGATATCATGCTGCGCGACAGCGCCCACATCCAGCAGTCAGAAGCCGAGCGGGCAAAACGCAAACGCCAGAACAAAAAGAAAAACAAAGAGAGCAGCAGCCAGCCACACCAGGCCGCCTATTCCATTGAGGATGTGGAAACCGTCCTCGAACAGGTGCGCGGTCTCAACTACGACGAGCAGACATCCGCCCACGAAGCGGTGCGGTTTCAACTACGCGACGCCGGGCACATTCTTGGGTCGGCCATCATCGAGATCTGGGTGCGTGAGCCCGATGGTGAACGCAAACTGGTGTTCTCCGGTGATCTGGGCCAACCGGACAGGCCCATCCTGTGTGACCCGACCTTGATTGAAGACGCAGACATCCTCTTCATTGAATCAACCTATGGCGACCGGCAGCACAAGAACCTTGATGACACAATTGAAGAGTTCGTCTCCGTGGTCACCCATACGCTCGATGATCTGGGCGGCAACATTATCGTGCCTGCCTTTGCCGTCGGACGGACCCAGGAAATTATCTACTACGTCAATCACCTGACTCGCACAGGACGCCTTCACAACATCAACCTGTTCGTCGACTCGCCCATGGCCACGGCTGTCACCCGCCTGACCATGCAACATCTTGAACTGTTTGATGCCCAATCCAGGAACCTCGCCGAATGGCAGGCAAATGGCCATGGCGTCCCCACCATCACCTTTACCGGCAGCGTTGATGAATCGCGTGCCCTCAATACCATTCAAGGCGGCGCCATCATTGTGTCCGCCAGCGGCATGTGCACCGCAGGGCGGATCAAACATCATTTGCGCCACGGCCTGCCGCACCCACAAAACGCCGTGTTGATCACCGGCTTCCAGGCGGAAGGTACTTTGGGCCGGCGCCTCGTAGATGGCGCCCGCCATGTCCGGATCTTTGGCGACGATGTACCGGTACAGGCCAGTGTTCACACCCTGGGCGGGTTCTCAGCCCATGCGGATCAGTCCGCTTTGTTGAACTGGCTCAGCGCCTTCAAACAGCCTCCCAAACAGACCTTTGTCATGCATGGCGAACCTGGATCATCCTCCGCACTGGCGGATGAAATCAGTACGCGCCTTGGGTGGCAGACCCAGTTGCCCCATCACGGTGAGACCTTCGTTCTGTTGCCCGTTTAG